A single genomic interval of uncultured Desulfobacter sp. harbors:
- the aroC gene encoding chorismate synthase codes for MSSSFGKLFRVSTFGESHCPGVGVVVDGCLPGMPLAEADIQRQLDRRRPGQSAVSTDRQESDQVAIQSGTERGLTLGTPISLFVPNKDQRPGDYKSMADIPRPSHADFTYQAKYGIRASSGGGRSSARETIGRVCAGAIAEKMLNTALGINIVAWVSQVGQIKAPEIDGSNLTRAMVDASMIRCPDTDAAKAMEAAVLLAKKKKDSVGGVVSCICTNVPAGLGEPVFDKLEALLAHAMLSIPATKGFEIGSGFAGVEMRGSEHNDPFIFKDGRLGTTTNFSGGIQGGISNGEPIVCRVAFKPTATIGLAQETVDFQGRQATLAAKGRHDPCVVARAVPIVESMAALVLADVMLQQQARLAGAALMGGH; via the coding sequence ATGTCAAGTTCATTTGGAAAATTGTTTCGTGTTTCAACCTTTGGTGAATCCCACTGTCCCGGGGTCGGGGTGGTTGTGGACGGGTGTCTGCCCGGCATGCCTCTGGCTGAAGCCGATATCCAGCGTCAGCTCGACCGCAGACGCCCGGGCCAAAGCGCCGTATCAACGGACAGGCAGGAGTCGGACCAGGTGGCCATCCAGTCCGGCACGGAACGCGGTCTGACCCTTGGCACACCCATCAGCCTGTTTGTGCCGAATAAAGACCAGCGCCCAGGCGATTATAAGTCCATGGCAGATATCCCAAGGCCCTCCCATGCAGATTTCACCTACCAGGCAAAATATGGAATCCGGGCCTCCTCGGGTGGCGGCCGTTCTTCCGCCCGGGAAACCATTGGCCGGGTCTGTGCCGGGGCCATTGCCGAAAAGATGCTTAACACCGCACTGGGTATTAATATTGTTGCCTGGGTCAGCCAGGTGGGGCAAATCAAGGCACCGGAAATAGATGGCTCCAATCTTACACGGGCCATGGTGGATGCCAGCATGATCCGTTGTCCGGATACGGATGCGGCAAAAGCCATGGAAGCGGCTGTTCTACTGGCCAAAAAAAAGAAGGACTCCGTTGGGGGTGTTGTCTCATGCATCTGTACCAATGTGCCGGCCGGCCTTGGCGAACCTGTGTTTGACAAACTTGAGGCACTTTTGGCTCATGCCATGCTTTCCATTCCCGCCACCAAGGGGTTTGAAATCGGATCAGGATTTGCAGGCGTTGAAATGCGCGGTTCCGAGCACAATGATCCTTTTATTTTCAAAGACGGACGGCTTGGTACCACAACCAATTTCAGCGGCGGCATCCAGGGCGGAATTTCCAACGGGGAACCCATTGTATGCCGGGTGGCATTTAAACCCACGGCCACCATCGGACTTGCCCAGGAAACTGTGGATTTCCAGGGCCGACAGGCCACACTTGCGGCCAAGGGCAGACATGACCCTTGTGTGGTGGCCAGGGCTGTACCCATTGTAGAGAGCATGGCCGCCCTTGTGCTGGCCGATGTCATGTTACAGCAGCAGGCCCGGTTAGCCGGTGCGGCACTTATGGGCGGGCATTAA
- a CDS encoding DVU0772 family protein, which yields MRLKDIKKNSNLISSVDWEMTPEEAIALHLEWGPLRSQKYYNSRDNSNETVYFVINTWKKKPILTLVRRKGFDSEEIGSFDLPKDVVSDFMNGIGKYKGVYAVEGKVRDWLKKELDA from the coding sequence ATGAGACTCAAAGACATAAAGAAGAATTCTAACTTGATAAGTTCCGTTGACTGGGAAATGACCCCTGAAGAAGCCATTGCTCTGCATCTGGAATGGGGCCCCTTACGTTCCCAGAAATACTACAACTCCAGGGATAATAGCAATGAAACCGTTTATTTTGTTATCAACACCTGGAAGAAAAAACCCATTTTGACCCTTGTCAGAAGAAAGGGATTTGATTCTGAAGAAATCGGCAGTTTTGATTTACCCAAAGATGTTGTTTCGGACTTTATGAATGGTATCGGCAAGTATAAAGGGGTTTACGCAGTGGAAGGGAAAGTCAGGGATTGGCTCAAAAAGGAACTCGATGCCTAA
- the proC gene encoding pyrroline-5-carboxylate reductase produces the protein MLQDKKIGFIGSGNMGEALVSGLVMSKAAKPENIICSDIFPETLKEIHEKYGVLTTTNNIEVCEKSDIIIYATKPQILGSVLKETAPALDKSKLVISIAAGVPLAAIAAGLKKELRLIRSMPNICAFVKESATAICSGQFVQEGDVELARAVFDSVGKTVFIQENILMDAFTGLSGSGPAYIFTIVDAMADAGVKMGLSRKDSLFLSTQTVLGSARLLLESQEHPGQLKDRVASPGGTAIAGIHTLEQGGLRTTLINAVESATKRSMELGDMMVKDFIKNAEN, from the coding sequence ATGCTTCAGGATAAAAAAATCGGCTTCATTGGAAGCGGTAACATGGGGGAGGCCCTGGTCAGCGGGCTTGTGATGTCCAAGGCCGCCAAACCCGAGAATATCATCTGTTCGGATATTTTTCCCGAGACTCTCAAGGAAATTCACGAAAAATACGGGGTGTTGACCACAACCAACAATATTGAAGTCTGTGAAAAATCAGACATTATCATCTACGCCACCAAACCCCAGATTCTGGGTTCCGTACTCAAGGAGACGGCACCGGCCCTGGACAAATCCAAGCTTGTGATCTCCATTGCTGCGGGCGTGCCTTTGGCGGCCATTGCCGCAGGCCTTAAAAAGGAGCTGCGCCTGATCAGATCCATGCCCAATATCTGCGCATTTGTCAAAGAGAGCGCCACAGCGATATGTTCGGGGCAGTTTGTCCAGGAAGGTGATGTGGAACTGGCCCGGGCGGTTTTTGATTCCGTGGGGAAAACCGTATTTATTCAGGAAAACATACTCATGGATGCGTTTACCGGCTTAAGCGGATCCGGTCCGGCCTATATTTTCACCATTGTGGATGCCATGGCTGATGCCGGAGTAAAAATGGGGCTGTCCAGAAAAGATTCCCTGTTTTTGTCCACCCAGACCGTGTTGGGTTCGGCACGCCTGCTTCTTGAAAGCCAGGAACACCCAGGCCAGCTCAAAGACAGGGTAGCCTCTCCAGGGGGGACTGCCATTGCCGGCATCCATACCTTAGAACAGGGCGGACTTCGCACGACTCTGATCAATGCCGTTGAATCCGCTACCAAGCGCTCCATGGAACTGGGTGACATGATGGTGAAGGATTTTATTAAAAACGCGGAAAATTAA
- a CDS encoding sigma 54-interacting transcriptional regulator, giving the protein MKEVTDFLPEELDFFKCVHYAAAANPFGRERVLREAEIAGVSPDSPKEIRVLKACQAVGHRLAQVEKRGRINLSSFKGEDRYFLRSVLLFHYFHLFRKQIDSLITRQLDNAEESLDAHFAPEALTLLRGWGFSVEESRHFTALAYQFRRAYYFIFRHLVGRSRCMQQLRRDLWQNVFTHDILMYDQYLWNRMENFSTLLFGETGTGKGTAALAMGRSGYIPFDEKENKFTHNFVNTFTTLNISQFSETIIESELFGHVRGAFTGAVKDHKGVFSQCSPNGSILLDEIGELSTHVQIKLLNVLQDRVYSPVGSDEKHRFHGRIIAATNRNIREIREKKIFRDDFYYRLCSDIITVPPLHKRIAQDPEELPDLLAHTVTRIVGQPSPEIVSRVLEYIESRLTLSYPWPGNVRELEQCVRRVILRNSYETDEAPAPESKDDSLTRQIQEGRLSAQDLLILYCTRLYEKHGTYEAVARIAGLDRRTVKKYIDSQDQVY; this is encoded by the coding sequence ATGAAAGAAGTAACCGATTTTTTGCCCGAAGAACTGGATTTTTTTAAATGCGTTCATTACGCCGCTGCTGCCAACCCCTTCGGCAGGGAGCGGGTTCTGCGGGAGGCTGAAATTGCAGGTGTTTCACCGGATAGTCCCAAAGAAATCAGGGTGCTTAAGGCATGTCAGGCCGTCGGGCATCGCCTGGCGCAGGTGGAAAAACGGGGCAGGATCAATCTTTCTTCTTTTAAGGGAGAGGACCGGTATTTTTTACGGTCTGTATTGCTGTTTCACTATTTCCATCTATTCAGAAAACAGATCGACAGCCTGATCACACGCCAGCTTGATAATGCCGAAGAATCCCTGGACGCACATTTTGCGCCGGAGGCCCTGACCCTTTTGCGCGGCTGGGGATTCAGTGTTGAGGAGAGCAGACACTTCACTGCCCTGGCGTATCAATTTCGCCGGGCCTACTATTTCATTTTCCGGCACTTGGTGGGTCGCAGCCGCTGTATGCAGCAACTGCGGCGGGATCTGTGGCAGAACGTGTTCACCCATGACATCCTTATGTATGACCAGTATCTATGGAACCGCATGGAAAATTTTTCAACCCTGCTGTTCGGTGAAACCGGCACAGGCAAAGGAACCGCTGCCCTGGCCATGGGGCGCTCCGGATATATCCCCTTTGATGAAAAGGAAAACAAGTTCACCCATAATTTTGTAAATACCTTTACCACGCTCAATATCAGCCAGTTTTCTGAAACCATCATTGAATCCGAATTGTTCGGCCATGTGCGCGGCGCATTTACAGGGGCTGTCAAGGACCATAAAGGGGTATTCAGCCAGTGCAGCCCTAATGGCTCCATTCTTCTGGATGAAATCGGCGAGTTGTCTACCCATGTTCAGATAAAACTGCTTAACGTGCTTCAGGACCGGGTCTATTCACCCGTGGGCAGCGATGAAAAACACCGTTTTCACGGCAGGATCATTGCCGCCACAAACCGCAACATCCGGGAAATCCGGGAAAAAAAAATATTCAGGGATGATTTTTACTATCGCCTGTGTTCCGATATTATCACGGTACCGCCCCTGCACAAAAGAATTGCCCAGGATCCCGAGGAGCTCCCGGATCTGCTGGCACACACGGTGACCCGTATTGTGGGGCAGCCGTCACCGGAAATCGTCTCCCGTGTGCTAGAATACATTGAATCCAGGCTTACCCTTTCATACCCATGGCCTGGCAATGTGCGGGAACTGGAACAATGTGTCAGGCGTGTGATTCTGCGCAATTCATATGAAACAGATGAGGCGCCGGCACCCGAGTCCAAAGACGATTCTTTAACCCGTCAGATTCAAGAAGGCCGTCTCAGTGCCCAAGACCTGCTAATCCTATATTGCACACGTTTGTATGAAAAGCACGGCACCTATGAGGCCGTTGCCCGCATTGCCGGGCTCGACCGGCGGACGGTTAAGAAGTATATTGATTCCCAGGATCAGGTTTACTAA